A single genomic interval of Malania oleifera isolate guangnan ecotype guangnan chromosome 11, ASM2987363v1, whole genome shotgun sequence harbors:
- the LOC131168589 gene encoding pentatricopeptide repeat-containing protein At2g06000 — translation MILFFFFARPLRIRASKIAVACFHDHPFGGSRLRPFHDCEEVVQNPEIWFIKVVRTLCVRAHSLDDFQDYLGKTVNPSIAFEVIRCLNPKLGLKFFEFSSLNLKLKHSLRTYNFLLRSVCQSGLHDSAKFVFDCMRNDGHLPDSSVLEFLVSSFARAGKFDIVRGLLAQLQRDEVRVSSFVYNSLLNILVKMNQIDVAVRLFKEQLSSFSRPDACTFNIVLRGLCRVGKVDEAFEFFNDMESFGCSPDVITYNTLINGLCRTNQIDRGRCLLEEIQSKGDFSPDIITYTSVISGFCKLGKMEEASILFIEMTSSGIKPNLITFNVLINGFGKAGNMVAALAMYDKMLFLGCLPDVVTFTSLIDGYCRSGQVDKGLRLWHEMNSRNLSPNEYTFAILINALCKGNRVQEARDLLRHPKWKDIVPQPFMYNPVIDGCCKAGNLDEANVIVAEMEKRCKLDKLTFTILIIGHCMKGRMFEALGIFNKMQAIGCAPDNITVNSLISCLLKAGMPNEASRIIQAASEDLNLGLSSAKRPIPMRTNIEIPVAV, via the coding sequence AtgatccttttcttcttcttcgcTCGTCCCCTGAGGATTCGAGCCTCCAAGATCGCCGTTGCTTGTTTCCACGACCACCCTTTCGGAGGATCTCGCCTTCGCCCATTCCACGACTGCGAAGAGGTCGTCCAAAACCCTGAGATTTGGTTCATTAAGGTCGTACGCACACTTTGTGTCCGTGCACATTCTCTAGACGATTTCCAGGATTATTTGGGTAAGACAGTGAACCCGTCGATTGCTTTTGAAGTCATTAGATGCTTAAATCCCAAGTTGGGTTTGAAGTTCTTCGAATTCAGTAGCTTGAACTTGAAGCTCAAGCATTCTTTGAGAACGTATAATTTCCTTTTGAGGTCAGTTTGCCAGTCAGGCCTCCACGATTCAGCGAAGTTTGTTTTTGATTGCATGAGGAATGATGGGCATTTGCCTGATTCTTCGGTTTTAGAATTTTTGGTGTCGTCATTTGCACGAGCGGGCAAGTTTGACATTGTCAGGGGATTACTTGCCCAACTGCAGCGTGATGAAGTAAGGGTTAGTTCTTTTGTATATAATAGTTTGTTGAATATCTTGGTTAAAATGAATCAAATAGATGTGGCTGTTCGCCTCTTCAAAGAGCAATTGAGTTCATTCTCTCGCCCAGATGCTTGCACATTTAATATTGTTCTCCGTGGTCTATGCAGAGTGGGGAAAGTTGACGAGGCTTTTGAGTTTTTCAATGATATGGAGAGTTTTGGGTGTTCTCCTGATGTTATTACCTACAATACTCTTATAAATGGATTGTGTAGGACCAATCAAATAGATAGAGGGCGTTGCTTGTTGGAGGAAATTCAGTCAAAAGGTGATTTTTCGCCAGATATTATAACTTATACATCCGTTATATCAGGTTTTTGTAAGTTGGGTAAGATGGAGGAGGCTTCTATTCTTTTTATTGAGATGACAAGTTCTGGAATAAAACCCAATTTAATTACTTTTAATGTTCTTATCAATGGCTTTGGCAAGGCTGGCAACATGGTGGCTGCACTGGCCATGTATGATAAGATGTTGTTTCTTGGTTGCCTTCCTGATGTTGTCACCTTTACTTCCCTGATTGATGGCTATTGCCGATCGGGCCAAGTGGACAAGGGTCTAAGGCTCTGGCATGAAATGAATTCCAGAAACTTGTCTCCCAATGAGTATACTTTTGCTATTCTTATTAATGCTCTGTGCAAGGGGAATAGAGTACAAGAGGCTCGTGACTTGTTGAGGCATCCAAAGTGGAAGGATATTGTGCCCCAGCCATTTATGTACAACCCTGTGATTGATGGGTGTTGCAAGGCTGGGAATTTAGATGAGGCAAATGTTATTGTGGCAGAAATGGAGAAGCGATGTAAACTTGATAAACTGACATTTACCATTCTCATTATTGGGCACTGTATGAAGGGGAGAATGTTTGAAGCACTTGGCATTTTTAATAAGATGCAGGCAATTGGTTGTGCCCCGGATAATATCACTGTGAATTCTTTGATATCTTGCCTTTTGAAGGCTGGGATGCCTAATGAAGCCAGTCGGATTATTCAGGCTGCATCGGAGGATTTGAACTTGGGATTGTCATCTGCAAAAAGACCTATCCCAATGAGAACAAATATAGAAATCCCAGTGGCTGTTTAA